The Xanthomonas indica genome has a segment encoding these proteins:
- a CDS encoding enoyl-CoA hydratase-related protein: MSDVLLLQRSGKVLTLQLNRPEVRNAFDAALIAQLSDALLQIGADPQVQVVVLAGAGAAFSAGADLQWMRSMAGAGEQANLDDALALARLMRLLDELPKPTVARVQGAAFGGAVGLVACCDIAVAATDARFALSESRLGLLPAVISPYVIAAIGARQARRWFASAETFDAATAAQIGLVHQAVAPEALDAAVQRQVALLGQAGPLAAAGAKALVRRVAAGGERDALDQANAALIAQLRVSAEGQEGLNAFLEKREPAWRASP, encoded by the coding sequence ATGAGCGATGTCCTGTTGTTGCAACGATCCGGCAAGGTCCTGACGCTGCAGTTGAACCGACCCGAGGTCCGCAACGCCTTCGACGCCGCGCTGATCGCGCAGCTCAGCGACGCCCTGCTGCAGATCGGCGCCGATCCGCAGGTGCAGGTCGTGGTCCTGGCCGGCGCCGGCGCGGCGTTCTCGGCCGGCGCCGACCTGCAGTGGATGCGCTCGATGGCCGGCGCCGGCGAACAGGCGAACCTGGACGACGCACTGGCCCTGGCGCGGCTGATGCGCCTGCTCGACGAACTGCCCAAGCCCACGGTGGCACGGGTGCAGGGCGCCGCGTTCGGCGGCGCGGTCGGCCTGGTCGCCTGCTGCGACATCGCCGTGGCCGCCACCGATGCGCGCTTCGCGCTCAGCGAAAGCCGGCTGGGCCTGCTGCCGGCGGTGATCTCGCCGTACGTGATCGCCGCGATCGGCGCGCGCCAGGCGCGGCGCTGGTTCGCCAGCGCGGAAACCTTCGACGCCGCCACCGCGGCGCAGATCGGCCTGGTCCACCAGGCGGTGGCGCCGGAGGCGCTGGACGCGGCGGTGCAGCGCCAGGTCGCCCTGCTCGGCCAGGCCGGGCCGCTGGCCGCTGCCGGCGCCAAGGCGCTGGTGCGGCGGGTTGCCGCCGGCGGCGAGCGCGATGCGCTGGACCAGGCCAACGCGGCCCTGATCGCGCAGCTGCGGGTCTCGGCCGAGGGCCAGGAAGGACTGAATGCGTTCCTCGAGAAACGCGAACCGGCCTGGAGGGCCAGCCCATGA
- a CDS encoding FeoA family protein, protein MTLSDMPLRSSALVESVHDRQPNDAIARRLRELGFVAGEQVQVLTSGPIGGEPLLVQVGYTRFALRRSEAARVQVSALDEVRP, encoded by the coding sequence GTGACGTTGTCCGACATGCCGTTGCGCAGCAGCGCCCTGGTGGAATCCGTGCACGACCGCCAGCCCAACGACGCCATTGCGCGGCGTCTGCGCGAGCTGGGTTTCGTCGCCGGCGAGCAGGTGCAGGTGCTGACCAGTGGGCCGATCGGCGGCGAACCGCTGCTGGTGCAGGTGGGCTATACGCGCTTCGCGCTGCGCCGCAGCGAGGCGGCGCGGGTGCAGGTCAGCGCGCTGGACGAGGTGCGCCCGTGA
- a CDS encoding ferrous iron transporter B → MSAVAAPLRLALVGNPNCGKTALFNQLTGSKQKVANYAGVTVERKEGRFRAPSGREFAVLDLPGAYSLQPASLDEAITRDLCRGFYPGEPAPDVLVCVVDATNLRLHLRFALELRELGKPMLVALNMVDAAQRRGIQIDRQALEQALGVPVIETVAVRRNGARALVERLDTLAPALPPAVAPAEGQGDYHQQVRAILAAAVSMPTRTSRVDDALDRWLLHPVAGLLTLAVVMFLIFQAVYAWAAPLMDLIDGGTKALGAWVGATLPQGPLSSLLVDGIIAGLGGVVIFLPQILILFAFILALEESGYLPRAAFLLDRMMAAAGLSGRSFIPLLSSFACAVPGIMSTRSIQDPRDRLATILVAPLMTCSARLPVYALLIGAFIPQRQVWGVFNQQGLVLFGLYFAAIASALLVSWTMKKWRRDKGEHPLLLELPSYRVPHLRDLALGLWERAAIFLKRVGGIILALTILLWFLLSFPAPPADATLPAIDYSFAGRIGHAMTTVFSPLGFNWQICIALIPGLAAREVAVSSLATVYALSAADDDAAAQALSPLIHDGWSLATALSLLVWYIYAPMCISTLATIKRETNSWKQMSFAAFYLFALAYLASLVTYQVAVALGAG, encoded by the coding sequence GTGAGCGCGGTGGCCGCGCCGCTGCGCCTGGCCCTGGTCGGCAACCCGAACTGCGGCAAGACCGCACTGTTCAACCAGTTGACAGGCAGCAAGCAGAAGGTCGCCAATTACGCCGGCGTCACTGTCGAGCGCAAGGAGGGCCGTTTCCGCGCGCCGTCCGGGCGCGAGTTCGCGGTGCTGGACCTGCCGGGCGCCTACAGCCTGCAGCCGGCCAGCCTGGACGAGGCGATCACCCGCGACCTGTGCCGCGGCTTTTACCCGGGCGAGCCGGCGCCGGACGTGCTGGTCTGCGTGGTCGACGCCACCAACCTGCGCTTGCACCTGCGCTTCGCGCTGGAGCTGCGCGAACTGGGCAAGCCGATGCTGGTGGCCCTGAACATGGTCGACGCGGCGCAGCGCCGCGGCATCCAGATCGACCGCCAGGCGCTGGAGCAGGCGCTGGGCGTGCCGGTGATCGAGACCGTGGCGGTGCGCCGCAACGGCGCGCGTGCCCTGGTCGAGCGGCTGGACACGCTGGCGCCGGCACTGCCGCCGGCGGTGGCGCCGGCCGAGGGGCAGGGCGACTACCACCAGCAGGTGCGCGCGATCCTGGCGGCGGCGGTGTCGATGCCGACGCGGACCTCGCGGGTAGACGATGCGCTGGACCGCTGGCTGCTGCATCCGGTGGCCGGCCTGCTGACCCTGGCGGTGGTGATGTTCCTGATCTTCCAGGCGGTCTATGCCTGGGCCGCGCCGCTGATGGACCTGATCGACGGCGGCACCAAGGCACTGGGTGCCTGGGTCGGCGCGACCCTGCCGCAGGGGCCGCTGAGCAGCCTGCTGGTGGACGGCATCATCGCCGGTCTCGGCGGCGTGGTGATCTTCCTGCCGCAGATCCTGATCCTGTTCGCCTTCATCCTGGCGCTGGAGGAGTCCGGCTACCTGCCGCGCGCGGCGTTCCTGCTCGACCGCATGATGGCCGCCGCCGGCCTGTCCGGGCGCTCGTTCATCCCGCTGCTGTCCAGCTTCGCCTGCGCCGTGCCCGGGATCATGTCCACCCGCAGCATCCAGGACCCGCGCGACCGCCTGGCGACCATCCTGGTGGCGCCGCTGATGACCTGTTCGGCGCGCCTGCCGGTGTACGCCCTGCTGATCGGCGCGTTCATCCCGCAGCGGCAGGTGTGGGGCGTGTTCAACCAGCAGGGCCTGGTGCTGTTCGGCCTGTACTTCGCCGCCATCGCCAGTGCGCTGCTGGTGTCGTGGACGATGAAGAAGTGGCGCCGCGACAAGGGCGAGCATCCGCTGCTGCTGGAGCTGCCGTCCTACCGCGTGCCGCACCTGCGCGACCTGGCGCTGGGCCTGTGGGAGCGCGCGGCGATCTTCCTCAAGCGCGTCGGCGGCATCATCCTGGCGTTGACCATCCTGCTGTGGTTCCTGTTGTCGTTCCCGGCGCCGCCGGCCGACGCCACCCTGCCGGCGATCGACTACAGCTTCGCCGGCCGCATCGGCCACGCCATGACCACGGTGTTTTCGCCGCTGGGCTTCAACTGGCAGATCTGCATCGCGCTGATCCCCGGCCTGGCCGCGCGCGAGGTGGCGGTGTCGTCGCTGGCGACGGTGTACGCGCTGTCGGCGGCCGACGACGATGCCGCCGCGCAGGCGCTGTCGCCGCTGATCCACGACGGCTGGTCGCTGGCCACCGCGCTGTCGCTGCTGGTCTGGTACATCTACGCACCGATGTGCATTTCCACCCTGGCCACGATCAAGCGCGAGACCAATTCGTGGAAGCAGATGAGCTTCGCTGCGTTCTACCTGTTCGCGCTGGCGTACCTGGCCTCGCTGGTCACCTACCAGGTCGCGGTGGCGCTGGGAGCCGGCTGA
- a CDS encoding DUF6587 family protein, producing MSTSLLLQYLVIALAVLVSAWVVLKKQFPGTARKLRGALALRLLKPGRAAWLQALGRRIAPPASAGAGACGGCDSCGPTPPRRH from the coding sequence ATGAGCACCTCGCTGCTGCTGCAGTACCTGGTGATCGCGCTGGCGGTACTGGTCAGCGCCTGGGTGGTACTGAAGAAGCAATTCCCGGGCACCGCGCGCAAGCTGCGCGGCGCACTCGCGCTACGCCTGCTCAAGCCCGGCCGGGCGGCCTGGCTGCAGGCGCTGGGGCGGCGCATCGCACCGCCGGCCAGCGCCGGCGCTGGCGCCTGCGGCGGCTGCGACAGCTGCGGGCCGACGCCGCCGCGGCGGCACTGA